Within Geotrypetes seraphini chromosome 13, aGeoSer1.1, whole genome shotgun sequence, the genomic segment cacggacacggaccgacacggacctcagatttttaaggccgtacgggtttagatccgcgaggtccatcaggtccgcgttttaccccttcccttcacctgatcccaaatggatctccaaaattgaagtatcaaaggacaataatataataaatgatctaatgtcccaggttcaagatgatAGTGCCAAacgcttcctttttaaagatgcatatgaatgcTGATCTGGTTCTGCGGTTGCCTTGATCTTTTAATAACCTGATCTCCGTTACCTCCCTTCTGTTATATACCTTCTTTGCCTTCTTTTCtttcaaattgtagttcttcccactttccttttgttttttcgtCTGTCAAGTTTGTCCAGACTAcatttagggggtccttttatcaagccgcgctagtggggttagcgcgtcggacatttcatcacgcgctaacccccgtggctggctaaaaaactaacgcctgctcaatgcaggcgatagcggctagcgcggcaggtggtttaacacacggtattacgtgcgttaaacccctaccgcagcttgataaaaggaccccttagtctgttaaatgttcccccccccccttttttttattgtaaaacacttagaatttatgatttatcgttttatcaaaattttaatatacTTGGAAAACTTGGAAGCAGGGAGAATTCTTCTTTTACAGGTCTTgtcttcttctcttttatgaacaGGATCAGCATGAAGCCAGTGGCCATAAATGAAACACTTCTCACCTGCAACAACTCGGCTGGCGCCCTCCCTGTGCCCACTGGGCACCTTAACTTATACAGCTCTTTGGTCACACAGATCCGATATGCCATAGCCCTGTGCCTTGGTCTGGTCTTCCTGCTGGGAATCACTGGCAACGTCCTGATGCTCCTAGTGCTAATCGACAACCTGAGGAACACAAGTAGCAGCCCCATCTCCACAATGACCAGCACCTTCATGGCCAATGTCACCATCTCAGACATGATCTTCCTCCTTTACAATGTTCCTGTGATGCTCCTTAGTTTCACCTTCAAAGAATGGAAGCTGGGATCGGCTGTCTGCATTAGCAATCAGGGCACGTCCACGTGGACCATGTTTTGCAGTTTCTACACCATGGTGGCCACTTCCATGCTACGTTACTTGGCGGTGGTGCACCCACAGTGGAACCTGTCCTCTAGCAAGAGGCAAAGGTTTGTCTTGGTCACCCTCATGTGGCTCTTGAGCTTTCTAGTGTCCGTTCCCAATTGGTTGAGCCAAGAGGTGGTTGCCATCGAGGGTGTCACTTACTGTGTGTTCTGCATGAACAAAGCCCAGAGGTTCCTCTACTTTATCCTCTTCGGTAGCGTCGCGCTCCTGCCCGCCTTACTCCTCATGGTTGGGTGCTATTGGGAGATTATCCGCTCTCTCTGGTGCTACCACAAGAATATGCTACATGCGCAGAGCAGAATCCACAAGAACAGGAAGGTCACTGTCAACATCACAATCGTCGTGGTGGTGTTTGTGGTTATGTGGATTCCCTACTGGGTGCTGACCTGCCTCTCTGCTTTCCACAAGCTACCTCAGAGGCTGATCGTCTTTGTCATGTCCAGTCTGTCCACACTGCTGGCATATGCCAACTGCTGTGTGAGTCCTCTCCTGTACTTTGTTCTCTCTGACCAGTTCAGAATGGGACTGTGGAAGCTACTCAAAGGACAGCAAAGAAACAGTCGGCCTAGACAAATGTACTGGATCAAAACCGCAAGCACACAGACGAAGAACACAGCAGCATcctaaagaaatatacagaaagaAGGCTGAAACACTGGTCAAGCAAAATTTAGATAACAGCGCCACCAGGGCAGCTGCAAGAACCATCCTCTGACCATATTAATCCTGGCTACCCTTCAAACTGCAATACCAACAGGAGATAATCCATAAAATGATATTCTACATGAATCTTTGAGACCACATTGGATCTTTCTTCAGAGGTAGCCAAATGAAGACGTATCCAGAGTTGGgcgtaatatattactttttcaCTGTAAGCTACCTAGACTTGTAACTGTAATACATTTCTGTTTCCTAATGAAACTTTTAGAAAGTAACTTAACAGTGGTTACTCATACCActagtaatctaatctaatctaatccttaggtttgtataccgcatcatctccacgttcgtagagctcgacgcggtttatcgtaggagaaataggaaggaactacaacagagggttagaggtagaagtgtgaagaaaatttagaggacttgggatgccaagatataagagtttccttgattcctaagttggagggagacttacattttttgagaaaagccaggttttcagatgtttgcggaaaacttggagagagctcaagttccgaagaggggaggtaaggttgttccagagctcagtgattttgaagtggagggaggtccctagctttcctgtgtgggaaatgccttttagcgaggggaaggatagttttaatttgtgggaggatctggtggtattagggtttgaggaattccaagaaagagggataaagggagggaggataccatataggattttgaaagttaaacaggcgcatttatagtggaccctggcgattatcggaagccagtggagcttggccaggagcggggagacatggtcaaatttacttttagcaaagatgagcttggccgcggcattctgaatccgttggagtctgtggaggtttttcttagttaggcttaagtagatagagttgcaatagtccaatctgctACTATTACTTTCCTTCAATTTATTTCCTTTCATTTGACAATTGGCATCAGCAAACAATAAACCCTAAGAGGTTACTTAGCAGTGTATGACTTGTCCAACTCTGGACGTATCTATGCGGTCTCGGAAGCTTGAGAAGGAAGAACTCCGAGGGCGTGAACGGTTGTGATAGAACATTTCCCACTGTCCTATCCTCATATTTATTAAGCTGCAGAAGGGAATATAAATGGACAATTACACACACGGCCATGTTTCACACTGTGTTCACGGACACGGGCAGAATCTGAATGTGCTTTATACTTCCCTTCTTAGGACAAACAGCACAGCAGCTGTTTTTAGTTTGCCCCTAAACTCCAATATTTTTGGTTCTTAGGTACAGTAAGACTTTCCTATATCACAATCACCCTCCATTTTTCTCTCCTCATAGGCTTCTTCCAGTAGAAGAGGCAAAAGGTCTGTGATTGCAAAGTACACCCTACCATGACCTATAAGCAAAAGTAATAGGGTATATGTCCCTGTGTAACTGGATGATCacatttattatatttaatatttatgtaccacttataGCCCATGTAacatacattcaggtactcaaacatttttccctatgtgtcctggtagactcacactctatctaatgtacctggggcaatgggggattaagtgacttgcccaaggtcaaaaggaacagcgtgggatttgaacccacaacctcagggtgctgaagctgcacCACACACCCACcacctaattctataaaattgcATACATAAGTTGACGTTGGTCCCCGGATTCCatatattactactatttattatttctatagcgctgtacattgtaacgtacaatagacagtccctgctcagaagagcttacaatctaatttagacaggacatgtcagggttggggaggttatagtgggtctaggtatctgacagcagtgaggggaagttaagagttgaaagcggtTTCAA encodes:
- the LOC117347565 gene encoding galanin receptor type 2-like, producing the protein MKPVAINETLLTCNNSAGALPVPTGHLNLYSSLVTQIRYAIALCLGLVFLLGITGNVLMLLVLIDNLRNTSSSPISTMTSTFMANVTISDMIFLLYNVPVMLLSFTFKEWKLGSAVCISNQGTSTWTMFCSFYTMVATSMLRYLAVVHPQWNLSSSKRQRFVLVTLMWLLSFLVSVPNWLSQEVVAIEGVTYCVFCMNKAQRFLYFILFGSVALLPALLLMVGCYWEIIRSLWCYHKNMLHAQSRIHKNRKVTVNITIVVVVFVVMWIPYWVLTCLSAFHKLPQRLIVFVMSSLSTLLAYANCCVSPLLYFVLSDQFRMGLWKLLKGQQRNSRPRQMYWIKTASTQTKNTAAS